A single genomic interval of Helianthus annuus cultivar XRQ/B chromosome 13, HanXRQr2.0-SUNRISE, whole genome shotgun sequence harbors:
- the LOC110899330 gene encoding probable plastid-lipid-associated protein 8, chloroplastic: MASSPAFSVVSFSSVNTELSVTRPNLVPVNPRLQFRRICDLRVRNFRSSASRNVVNASVSFPAQEVSPSQRRPDELAASIFSKVTQTDRGVSLTKEQHLQVAELTSELSKYCIDSPVTCPLIFGEWDVVYCSNPTSPGGGFRSGFGRLIFKTNEMIQVVEAPDIVRNKVSFSALGFLDGQVSLKGKLIVLDEKWIKVVFEPPQLKLGSVEFQFGGESEVQLEITYIDDKLRLGKGSRGSVFVFQRRKPIV, from the exons ATGGCTTCTTCTCCTGCGTTCTCAGTGGTTTCCTTTTCATCTGTTAACACTGAACTATCAGTTACTAGACCAAATTTGGTTCCAGTAAACCCTAGGCTTCAATTTCGTCGAATTTGTGATCTTCGAGTTCGCAATTTCAGATCCAGTGCTAGTCGGAACGTTGTTAATGCTTCGGTGTCGTTTCCGGCTCAGGAGGTGTCGCCGTCGCAGCGCCGGCCGGATGAACTCGCTGCTTCTATTTTCTCGAAG GTCACACAAACAGATCGTGGAGTTAGTCTGACAAAGGAACAACACCTGCAAGTAGCTGAATTAACAAGTGAATTGAGTAAATACTGTATAGATTCGCCTGTAACATGCCCTCTGATTTTTGGAG AATGGGATGTGGTGTATTGTTCAAATCCTACATCACCTGGAGGCGGTTTCAGGAGTGGATTCGGACGCCTTATTTTCAAAACAAATGAAATGATTCAGGTTGTTGAAGCTCCTGATATTGTGAGAAACAAAGTGTCTTTCTCTGCTCTTGGTTTCCTTGATGGTCAAGTCTCCTTGAAAG GAAAACTGATAGTTCTAGATGAGAAATGGATTAAGGTGGTGTTTGAGCCACCCCAACTTAAGCTTGGATCAGTAGAGTTCCAGTTTGGTGGTGAGAGTGAGGTGCAGCTCGAGATTACATATATCGATGATAAGTTAAGGTTAGGGAAGGGGTCTCGAGGCTCGGTGTTTGTTTTCCAAAGGCGAAAACCGATTGTGTAA